In a genomic window of Curtobacterium sp. MCBD17_035:
- a CDS encoding RtcB family protein: MQKINDRLLSWASLLEETTEQQARTTAAMPFVFPHVALMPDAHLGLGATVGSVIPTLRAVMPAAVGVDIGCGMIAVRTQFDRADLPTDLRPLREQIERAVPLSAGAANRKVVATAAPRIAELEALADAAGFDPARALGGWREQLGTLGSGNHFIEVSVDETDRVWLFLHSGSRGVGNKIAQRHIAVAKRLMERWWIQLPDADLAYLVEGTPEFDRYIAELRWAQHYALLNREEMMDRVVRQLSEVMGVVVDEQERINCHHNFTQQERHWGKDVWVSRKGAISAREGQLGLVPGSMGTASYVVEGRGNAQSLASSPHGAGRSYSRSAARRTFTHEQLRAAMAGIEFRDTDAFLDEIPAAYKPIDQVMADAADLVTIRHTLRQLVNVKGD, encoded by the coding sequence ATGCAGAAGATCAACGACCGATTGCTCTCGTGGGCGAGTCTCCTCGAGGAGACGACCGAGCAGCAGGCACGGACCACGGCCGCGATGCCCTTCGTGTTCCCGCACGTGGCGCTCATGCCCGACGCGCACCTGGGGCTCGGCGCGACCGTGGGCTCCGTCATCCCGACGCTCCGCGCGGTCATGCCCGCCGCCGTCGGCGTGGACATCGGCTGCGGCATGATCGCCGTCCGGACCCAGTTCGACCGCGCCGACCTGCCGACCGACCTGCGCCCGCTCCGCGAGCAGATCGAGCGGGCGGTCCCGCTGTCGGCCGGGGCCGCGAACCGGAAGGTCGTCGCGACGGCCGCGCCCCGCATCGCGGAGCTCGAGGCGCTCGCCGACGCCGCGGGGTTCGACCCCGCGCGAGCGCTCGGGGGATGGCGCGAGCAGCTCGGCACGCTCGGGAGCGGCAACCACTTCATCGAGGTGAGCGTCGACGAGACCGACCGCGTCTGGCTGTTCCTGCACTCGGGCAGCCGTGGTGTCGGCAACAAGATCGCCCAGCGGCACATCGCGGTCGCGAAGCGGCTCATGGAGCGCTGGTGGATCCAGCTGCCCGATGCCGACCTCGCGTACCTGGTCGAGGGGACGCCGGAGTTCGACCGGTACATCGCCGAGCTCCGGTGGGCGCAGCACTACGCCCTGCTCAACCGCGAGGAGATGATGGACCGCGTCGTCCGCCAGCTCAGCGAGGTCATGGGGGTGGTGGTGGACGAGCAGGAGCGCATCAACTGCCACCACAACTTCACGCAGCAGGAGCGGCACTGGGGCAAGGACGTGTGGGTGTCGCGGAAGGGTGCGATCTCGGCGCGCGAGGGGCAGCTCGGACTCGTGCCGGGGTCCATGGGCACGGCCTCGTACGTGGTCGAGGGGCGCGGCAACGCGCAGTCGCTCGCGTCGTCACCGCACGGAGCCGGGAGGTCCTACTCGCGGTCCGCGGCTCGGCGCACCTTCACACACGAGCAGCTCCGCGCGGCGATGGCGGGGATCGAGTTCCGGGACACGGATGCGTTCCTCGACGAGATCCCGGCGGCCTACAAGCCGATCGACCAGGTGATGGCGGACGCCGCCGACCTCGTGACGATCCGTCACACGCTGCGGCAGCTCGTCAACGTCAAGGGCGACTGA